From the Chiloscyllium plagiosum isolate BGI_BamShark_2017 chromosome 10, ASM401019v2, whole genome shotgun sequence genome, the window AACATCCCCTCCCTTCACTGTTCCCAGGGTATTGTCATTGATAACacacctctttcctcactgtcgcCAGGGTAGTGTCATTGATAACacacctctttcctcactgtccccaGGGTAGTGTCATTGATtacattcccctcccctcattGTCCCCAGGGTAATGTCATTGACATCACCCCCCTCTTCTCACTGTCCCCCACGTAGTGTCATTGATAACACTCCCCTCCCCTAACTGTCGCCAGGCTAGTGTCATTGataacaattcctgaagaagggctaatgcccgaaacgtcgattctcctgttccctagatgctgcctgacctgctgcgcttctccagcaacacatttccatcattgatAACAACACCCTCCTGTCACTGAATCTAGGGTAGTGTAATTGATAACACCCCCCTTTCCTCACTGTCCCCAGGGTAGTGTCATTGATAACACCCCCTCTCCTCACTGTCCCCTGGATAGTGTCATTGATAACACCCCACACCCCTCATTGTCCCCAGGGTAGTGTCGTTGATAACATCCCCTCGCCTCACTGTCCCCATTGTAGTGTCATTGATAACACAGCCTCCCCTCACTGTCGCCAGGGTAGTGTCATTGATAATactgttagaaatggggaaaagtgttgtttttgcagatatagcaaaaatatacagaaaaggggtacagcaagagaactattaactctgcaggtatttagggaagagtatctctacttttcagtgtataattatggttaattaaatactaactttggtgtgtaattatTAAAGCAAATAAGTTATTTctaaaaattatgttttcagcaaaaaaCTGAGATAACTGAAATGCTTGGGCTATACAAAATtatacaagttaatgaaatgtccgaggatggaatgtaccagcagaattgatacaaaatgttaaaccagatcttGATGTACTGTCGACAAAATAATGTGTGTCAGCACTTGGagaggaaggttgccaacctggggaagggggaagtaaTAAGGGTGGAGCGCAGTTGGACAGTGGTATGGCACcgtaagagagattgggtaattaggagtctggagaggtaacctcacgcagctcaaaagtataactgtgtagtagtttgaataatcatcacttcaattgctttctacaattggggtcctttcttgcaagatcgtaaaataaattgtcttgtttccagctttggtggtctcgtataattttattgagtttgtttcttacaataaccccctcccctcactgtCCCCAGGGTAGTGTCATTGATAACACTCCCCTTTCCTCACTGTCCCCAGGATAGTGTCATTGATAACACCCCCTCCCCTCNNNNNNNNNNNNNNNNNNNNNNNNNNNNNNNNNNNNNNNNNNNNNNNNNNNNNNNNNNNNNNNNNNNNNNNNNNNNNNNNNNNNNNNNNNNNNNNNNNNNNNNNNNNNNNNNNNNNNNNNNNNNNNNNNNNNNNNNNNNNNNNNNNNNNNNNNNNNNNNNNNNNNNNNNNNNNNNNNNNNNNNNNNNNNNNNNNNNNNNNNNNNNNNNNNNNNNNNNNNNNNNNNNNNNNNNNNNNNNNNNNNNNNNNNNNNNNNNNNNNNNNNNNNNNNNNNNNNNNNNNNNNNNNNNNNNNNNNNNNNNNNNNNNNNNNNNNNNNNNNNNNNNNNNNNNNNNNNNNNNNNNNNNNNNNNNNNNNNNNNNNNNNNNNNNNNNNNNNNNNNNNNNNNNNNNNNNNNNNNNNNNNNNNNNNNNNNNNNNNNNNNNNNNNNNNNNNNNNNNNNNNNNNNNNNNNNNNNNNNNNNNNNNNNNNNNNNNNNNNNNNNNNNNNNNNNNNNNNNNNGCCGGCGGTGAACGCTGTGGGCGGGGTGAGTCACGCGCTGATTACGCCGAGCGGGTGGGCGGGGTTTGTTGCCGTCGGTGAGCCAATCGTGTGGAGCCGCTGCGGTGGATCATGTGAGCTGGGGCCCGGAAGGTCTTTTCGGGCTGAGTTTATAAATCCGCTCCCTGACAGCGGGCTGCTCCCTGTTAGTGCTCCTGTCCCTCCGAGCGGGATGGAGAGTCTGTGTCGCCTGTTGGTCCCTCTCCTGGCCCTGGGGGCCCTGTGTGCGGCTGTGCCTGTCAAATTCCTCCAGTGTGGTGAGTGAGTGGGGGGGTTAGCTTCCTGTAATCCATGGATCCAATTCCTTTATCTTCCCTGATTCTGTTGTTAAAACACCTCCCTGATTTATTTGTGCAATTCTCCCAGCAccgttgaaatgttgggccatggggcggtggggttgattggtgcgggtgtcccggagatgttccctaaagtgcattaggataatagaacagagcaaaagATACAATGGCATAGCtgcagaaggtgcagagagagatcagcattaaACTTAAATTTTGAGGGGTCCATTCAAAAGTGGAATTCAAAAATAAGGGAAGTCAGATAGATTGAAATTCTCCTTCACTGCAGTAAACTACAGTAACTTTCAtgcccacctcccccccaccccatgttAAACAACTTTAAGCAAAATGTAAAGTTATGGTGATCTAACTGTCCCACATACTTCCTGTTCAAACTTTATACAGTGTACTCAGTCTCTGCGaggagacgtccagtctccccaatgtagaggagaccgcatcgggagcaccGGATGccataaatgatattggtggatgtgcaggtaaaactttgaatgtggaaggctcctttagggctttggatggaggtgtgggcgcaggtttaaaattcctgcagtggcaggggaaggtttaATAACTAGTCCAGCTATAATATCATGGAGTTTAAGAAAACTATTTGCCTCCCTCCACTCTTTGTCAGGGTATTGTACTGAAAGCAGTCAATTGTGGTGTGATGTGGTGTGACTCATGTTCATGTGGGCTTGTTGGTATGTAAAGGGccagttcattttattttctgagaattgagtgtatttaaaagcATGTGATCCTTTGAAAGATGTTTCTGTGTGATGGTGCTAATAAGTGCTTTGTGTTGAGCAATTTGAGTTTTCTCTAGAGTTCAGCCGACTGAGTACACTGTATAAAGTTTGAACAGGAAGTATGTGGGACAGTTAGATCACCATAACTTTACATTTTGCTTAAAGTTGTTTaacatggggtgggggggaggtgggcaTGAAAGTTACTGTAGTTTACTGCAGTGAAGGAGAATTTCAATCTATCTGACTTCCCTTATTTTTGAATTCCACTTTTGAATGGACCCCTCAAATTTTAAGTttaatgctgatctctctctgcaccttctgcaGCTATGCCATCGTATcttttgctctgttctattatcctaatgCACTTTAGTATGATTTTGCTGAACtggatgcaaaacaaaacttttcactgactaggtacacatgacaacaacaaatcaaatcttAGTTCCTGTTCTATTAAGGCTATTGATTAAGTTAGTCTTTATTGCTGTTGTGCTTGAATAGTATCACTTTTTGGGGAGAATTTATTCCATTGCTTACCTTATGAGCAAAGAAGCCTTTGGCTGTAAGTCCACGATCAACCTGATTTGCAGTATTGTTGCTTTGGATCTATTCTAGACCTTTCTGCCTGTAGCTCCTCTGACCCTCTGGGTGAAGTACTTAAAAGGTgttcagttcaggcagcagcttttggatgaaatgttaagcAAAGATGGATGTCGAGGATTTTGTGACATAACTTAAAAGGGGTTGGGAGTTACATCGCATATTATGGAACCTGCCTCAGAAGTGTGGTTGACTCtcgactgccctctgggcaattggggatgggcaataaatgctgtcttagacattgacaccctcatcctgtgaatgaattagattagattccccacaatatggaaacaggcccttcgacccaacaagtccacaccgacccttcgaaaagcaacccacccagacccattcccctaccctacatttactcctgactgatgcacctaacactacgggcaatttagcatggccaattcacctgaccacatctttggactgtgggaggaaaccgaagcacctagaggaaacccccgcagacacagggagaatgtgcaaattctacacagatgATCACGCTAGTGTTTGTGCAGGCTTGTTCTGCTTATTGCAAAGTCATGATTGTTATATGCTTTGTTTACTTTGGGTTTGCTGCAATATGTATAAAGTTTCTAGCTACCAAAAGGTGAGGCAAAACAGACATTCAAGTAAAATCCAATTCTCTTTACCTTATTTTAGTttctcttccttatttttctctctccccattttctatgcagttttgttttcagaaCGTAACTGTGCAGAGAAGTGCACTGTACGGTTTGTATTTCAGCTATTATAATCCAGACTACAGGAATAAATATCATCCACTGAGGTGCAAAGTACACATTTCTCACCTTTTTCCTGTGTCAATCTGCTGAGGGAAATGTAGGAAAATAGTGCTTTTGAGCTCATCAGACCAACTCCAAAGACAACTAAAGGTGTTAAATTGAAGGTTGTTTCCACCAGTGTTTTATCACCAAGATGTCCTTGATTCTAGAGAAGCCATCCAGTTCTCTTAAAAGTACAATTAATTTATACGTATGTATTTGGAAGgttagcgaattttgagaagttttgtagctcaggttgagattctggatataggtttgcttgcagaaccttccagctcagcgagcaaacctacctccAGTAGTTGGAAGGTGGTGTTCCCACTATTTGTGGGCAGCAAGATGGCTCattggtagcactgctgcctcacagtgccaggggacccaagttcatttccagcctctgatgactctgtgaagtttgcacgttctccccagtctgtgtaggtttcctccaaggGCTGCAGTTCCCCCCACAGTtaatagatgtgcaggttaggtggattggccatgcataattacccatggtgtccaggggtATGCAGGATagttggattaaccatgggaaatgcagggttataaggataggatgggactgggtggggtGTTCTTCAgcagtttggtgtggacttgatgggctgaagggtctgcttctacaacagggattctgtgattctatttcaAACCATCAGGTCCTCGATGTATGGAGCTATTTGTTAATCTTGGTATCCATAATTATCTTCGCTTTACATTGCCCCCTTTTCATCTTGGTCAATGTGTTGATTGGGACCACCCAGTTTCTTCTGCACCCTAAGCCCCTCGCAGCCACAGCACTGCAGGAATTTCAGACTTCCTTTTACTTCCTGATCTTCCTGCAGGTCAGTGTTCCCCAACAGAAAACACGAGTTAGTTTCAGGCGCTGCTGAAGTCAGTTGTTTTTAAAGACAATACAGCTAAGTGTTTCACATGTATGTTTAAATCTACTGCCATTTGCGACTGAACTTTGTGCTGTTCCTCTTTATATTAGATGAGATCATGAATTTACCAGGTACTGAAGCTTAGTGCGCCTCCTGTGCCTTGGTTCAGAAGTTACAAGAAGGACTTTTACTTCCTCTGTTGAGAATGTTGATTCAGCCTTTCCAGAATATGGCTGAATGCTGTTTGCCAGTTGCTGTGATGTTCCTTTAGAATTATTGAATGTTGGTTAGACTTAACCTTCTATTGTCCTGAATGAGTTATTCCAGCTGATAACTTCCCACTCTGAGCAACATCAAAATTGTTAGTGAGCCAGTTGAGTTTTTGAGGCTTCATATTCACCACTATTGATGCTaccttttttcatttattttgtgctCAATTCAAATTCTAAAGCAATGGTGACGTTTGCATTTACTCTATCTGTATTATTAATCCAGGCCACTGGTCAATAGCAATTAGTCATATTTCCATTCTTAAATGAGCTACCCATGACTTGTTACTATTGAGAAGCATGTTGGTATGaaatcatctgcagtcctcactttctcctcgatgaaaTCATCAGTGAATAATGTTTGGTAccattcagtatctgaggagtcaaatgctggcaatcaATTTTCTGGCAAGACCTGAACAGCATCCAAccagggctgataagtggcaagtaatgtttgtGCAACACAATTGCTGGACAATTACTACCTGCCATAAGAGAATCTATAAATCTCCTATTGACAGTAATACCATAATCAGATTTCTGGAGTTTACCATTTTCCAGAAGCTGGGCTGCACTGACTATACAAATAAAGTGGCTCCCCAATAAATCAGAGGCAGGAaaacctgcagtgagtaactctccCCTTGACTCCAAAAAAAACCTTTCCATCATCTGTGTGGCACAAGTCGAGTGGAATAGAATAAGCTTCAGTGGCCCGagcgagtgcagctccaacaatgctcaaagTTTGGCAATGTCCAGGGCAAAGTAACGCAGTTGATTGGCACCCCGCCTTCAGCATTCACCTCTGCCTTGCAGTGTTGGCAATATGTAGGAATTATAATACGTACTGCTGTGACACTCAGGTTTCTCCCCCGGTATCTTCCAAATGTaggacctctaccacctagaagaactTTTTAATTTAATAGCGGTTTTAGTCTGTTTTAATCAACCAACTATTTTACTTTTTTCATATGTCACCCTGAGTCAATATTCATAACTTTTAATTTCTTCCGTTTCAAGCCTTCATATTTGCGTTTGCCTGTTGTCAGCCACTATGCTCAGAATTGTTGACAATGTTTATCTCCTCCAAATGATCCCAGACTATAGAAACCAAACCTACGTTCTGATGCCGAAACGCTGTGGAATGATAGTTTGCACTATGGTTGTCATGTGTTAAGCGTTGTCTAGGAACCCCAGCAAGGATCAACACATTAATTTTGATTGCATTCTAGCGAACGTGTTAGTTTTAATTCACCTTTAAATATTGTGTGTTTCTTGTCACAGTGCAGTGGTTCTTCAGCATCcctttgctttgcaaagcatGCAAGTCAGATATATGCGACTGGATGTCTGTTTCTAAACTGTGGAATTGTCCTAAATTGAACAAATTTGCAAGAGTCATCCACCATTTCCAAAGTTAATCAAGAATATCTGTTTTGTACAATATGAAGAGTCTGCTTGCCCACTCAATGTCCTCTCCTCTGACAGTTGCGTTATATTGtgcagacatttttttttctagTGAGGGTGAAATTGTTTTTCTTCACGTGCTGGGTCCCTAAGTTTGCTCATTTTTACTATGGCTCATCTTCATATGTCCCCAAAGGATTGTCTTTGGTTAATTCATCCCAAAATTGATGCTTTTTTTGGTACCCTGCTTAACTACTGAGCATCAACTTCCTGGCATGTATCTATAATAACTTGATTGTTTTCTGAGGAGGATTATGAGAAAGTGGTTTAGAATCCAGTGACTATTAATGTTTCCAGATGGCGATTTCATGTGTTTTGAAACTGCTGTGATGAAATTAGGCATATAAGAAATCTTATTGCTGCAGATTACGTAGAAAGCAAGATATAAATTAAAACCTGTCATTCTAGTAGTAATCTTTTGCTTTGAATGATTTTATATTGCATTGTTGCAATGTAAAATGTAGCAGTTTATCCATCCACTCTGTCAAGCTTCTGTTAATTGTCTGTGCATCTAACTAAGTGACGTGAACTTTCTGTTGTTACAGAATCTACAGCAGAACAAATCATAGTGGATATCACTCCCTGCCCCATTCAACCATGTCATCTTCGCAAAGGGCAAACGTACAGTGTGAATGTCACCTTCACTAGCAGTAAGTGAAATGATAAAAGCAAATCTGGATTTGAAAGAAGAAAACTTTTACATTGAATGCGTGAGAGTTGTTTTCCTAATCGGTGGGGTGAGCTTTATTATATAATTTTTATTATATATTGTATTATATCAGAAAGCACCCCTCTAACATGAGTTAACAGTTTATACTTTCACAACAAGAGGGGAAAAAACATACTctatctcatccttaccaattttccagatgcatctatccatgacagtatcgttAAGAATGACCACCACACAGTTTTTGTGGAGACGCAGTTCTGTCCTCGCATTGAGAATAACCTCAATGTTGTGTGGACCTATTACCATACTAAATAGGAtcgacttcaaacagatctagcagctcaagactgggcatccgtgAGGCGCTGTTggctatcagcagcagcagaattgtattccagtaCAATCTGTAACCACATGGTCCAGCAAATCCCCCAcgcaactattaccatcaagccagagagCAACGCTGGTGCAATGAGGAGTGCAGGAGGGTAccccaggagcagtaccaggcatacctaaaaggAGGTGCCAACCTGATGAAGCGACCAAGCAGGATTACTTTTGTGTCAATaccataagcagcaagtaataggCAAAGccaagcgatcccacaaccaacagatcagaattgagctctgcagtcctggcaTGTCCAGTTATGAATGGTGCACAACTAAACCACTGACTGGAGATGGaggctccacaagtatccccattctcaatggtGAAaggcccagcacatcagtgcaaaagataaaggtgAAGCTTTGACAGCAAACTTCACTCGGAAGTGCCAAGTGGGTGATCTATCTCTGGCTCCTCCAGAGGTCTCCAGCATTAGagttaccagtcttcagccaattcggttcactccatgtgacatcaagaaatggttggagagattggatactgcaaatgctatAGGGTCTGACATCATTCTGGcattaatactgaagacttgtgcttcagaacttgccactctcTTCACCAAGCTGTTCCTTTATAGTTACAAccctggcatctacctgacaatgtggaaaattgcccaagtatgtcctctATATCAAAAGCAGGACACATtcaacccaaccaattaccacCCTGTCAGTCTACtcctgatcatcagcaaagtgatggaaggtgtaatcaacagtgctatctagcagcaccttctcagcaataacctgctcagtgacacccaatttgggttctgccaggcccacacagctcctgacttcattacagtcttggttcaaacatggacaaaagagctgaattccagaggcgagTGTGACAGCACTGACATCCAGGCTGTATTCGatagtgtgacatcaaggagccctagcaaaatgaGAAACAGTAGGTATCGAGAAAAACTGTCATTGTTGGAGTCATACATGGCACGATAGATATCCTCGAGGTGAAATGGAGGTCAGCCATTTCACCtctaggatatctctgcaggagttcctcagggtggtgccCCATGCCCaaccatcaatgaccttccctccatcataaggttggaATTTGGGCAATCATTGGTGAATACCCCCATGTTCAGTTCCATTCATGACTCTCACTGAAGTAGTCCATTGTGCGTGGTGTGCTGCTACCTAGTCTCCTGAaggggagcagacttaacagaaaactccgagccccggaagaaatcaattatccaaacgaaatagtgcctgcccatctcgtttggataatcaaggttcctctgtatacgtCTAAACTCTCCTCGTAAGACAATCCTGTCATATCCAGGATCAACCAGATGAAGctgctctggactccctccaaagGCAGTACAGAACAACTTTGATTCACCAAATGAGACTAATGGTGAGTATCTTGTTCAGATAAccgattgttcggataactgatctgatcgtaaacaacgGAAGCATTTGTGGGACCTTGAAGTCTTGTTTGAATAATCCAAAaatcggataattgatgttcagataaccaTCCTTCCTCACTTAATTGGAGAAAAGTTGTTTCCAATCCACTgctttgtctgttcaactgttcttctctaTCTTTgaactctatccccacctatcatttgctctgtctccacacacacacacacacacacccctacctgTATGTAAACCCACATTATTCTAGCTATCATCAGTTTGgacgaagggtcactgaatcaaaatgttaactgatgtctcttcacagatgctaccagacctgctgagcttttccaacaatttggtTTTGGTTTGAACTGAGTGATGTTTGTTGTGACACCAGTCATTCTTTTGACGGACTACCTTTGTCTTTCCAGCACTTGTTTTGTGAACGCGACATATTGTGTGGTCTTAGAAATGTGACTAAATTACAGGTGAACCAACTGGCATTTATTTCCACTTATCACAAAGTTTTTACTATTTATATTGATAGATTATAAAAGCTAATACTGTTTTGCTTTGAATATAACTtggatcactgtcaccaaaagaATCAGACTTAGAATTGTATCGACACTGTCTTGATCTTTTTAATCCCTAAAATAAAGTTTAAACCCAGCTCTGGTTGATGGCAGAATCTCCCCTTGCTGTGCTGTTGCCGAATAAAATTAATTGTCTCCAATTTCTGTCAGTCACAACACAAATAATCAGCAGAGACTTGAAAGATATCCATGATCTCAGGAGGTTAGTTCAATAACAGTGGGGATTCAGTTGCTTATTCAAATAGAATGCAGCGTCTGACTAAACTAAGGAAGGTCTTGCCCGAATGTGAAAAGTTTCTAAAATGACTTGCTTAAATTTTCATTGCTGATGAACTAGGTGAAATGTAGCCAAATGCCATAGCGGACCTGTGTCCTCATCTTTATCTCAAACCAGGTGATGGAACTGGAATTGCAGGCACAGTTGTGCATTTTGCTGGTTGGTTCTAACTTTTTTAATGTAGGTTAACCATATTGTAATCTGTTTTCTAGCCACCTTGAGTAAGACCAGTGAAGCCAAGGTTTTTGGTATCCTAGAAGGGCTTCCAGTTccttttcctattcctaaccCTGATGGttgtaaatctggaattaaatgccCCATCCAAAAGAACGTGAAATACAGCTACGTCGCTTCACTACCAGTGAAAGAGACCTACCCAAAGGTAAGTGTTTTCATGAAACATTAAAATGCATAATAATATCGCTTTTACTTGATCGTTTCGTGGCCTGTTTGCTCAGCAAGATTTTGAAAAATTTTGTCGATCAAACAACATACTTTTATTGTCTGACTAAGTGGAATCATTTGGAACAAATCTGATGGTCGAAACCACGCCAGTAGTGAGGGAATTGTCATTGTAACCCTATCTGGCGATTTGTGGCTCAGTGGGAATGGTGTGATGAGGTCATTTTGAGGTGTCAAATGATGTTTCATATTTTTTTCAGGGAATTAGTGCTCCTGGTTCTTCGTGAATTCCAATTTGATGTCAGTTTCTCTGTTCTTTTTGGGAGCAATGTCAGTGGAAATTTCTGACCTAACAGATAACTCTGCTTAATTAATCTCTAGCATATGTTCCAAGTTCTGCTCGGTTTGACTGTAAAGATTTGAAGGTTTTTGAGCAAGTTagttgaaatttgaaattata encodes:
- the LOC122553392 gene encoding NPC intracellular cholesterol transporter 2-like, whose translation is MESLCRLLVPLLALGALCAAVPVKFLQCESTAEQIIVDITPCPIQPCHLRKGQTYSVNVTFTSTTLSKTSEAKVFGILEGLPVPFPIPNPDGCKSGIKCPIQKNVKYSYVASLPVKETYPKIKLEVKWELKDANNTDIFCWKIPIQITD